One genomic window of Haemophilus haemolyticus includes the following:
- a CDS encoding TonB-dependent hemoglobin/transferrin/lactoferrin family receptor translates to MTNFRLNLLAYSVMLGLTTGAVYANELEQLQEINVSGNTETVNVKEKKVGETQITAKKLSKQQASDSRDLVRYETGISVVETGRTGASGYAVRGVDENRVGIMVDGLRQAETLSSQAFKELFEGYGNFNNTRNDVEIENVKTATITKGADSLKSGSGALGGSVIFDTKDARDYLIGKDHYFSIKRSTQSMNSQDTVSLTAAGRYKGFDALIVHTERNSNEMKNYGYESYDDKVVGIKREKTDPYSISRNSTLVKLGFEPTENHRFSVAVDKSILKTDGQDLSYSLRPSSYVNTETSQGERLIHDKSKRENIQFSYENFTQTPFWDHFKLTYSSQKIKNKARSDEYCNNTNCIDVDNKQGLKLDSSDGTYKIKDKWGGYITGKGVEGDYSTESEYTDSHGNKISGFDYREVSTEHLLLDCSKLDCSKKYQVFIKNDENYTSKYLFEPRDIQTKSINGKTYGYIPTKSIPNSWGGVQSEEAFYVLPHSRGYSNNYYNDRDLNTNTKQLNFDFDKSFSLGKTNHSVQYGGLYSETEKNMVNKEGYKGANVQWWADNFICNEPISGTFPVQYTPYPNKWPGCQLKESAAGSSSYLIPVKTKNHAFYLGDNFTVTNWLGFDLNYRYDNVRHLPHYRLGQDPEIPRGLLAGTMIPIPDSALTGGNGWYNYNHADYIKNVQDNLNAIQKSTAFKHHSYNLGLNLDPTDWLRIQLKYSNGFRAPTPDEMYITFKHPQFSLLPNTNLKEEKAKTKEIAFTFYRERSYFTTNLFQTDYKNFIDLAYLGERPIDQSKSSYYPFYQSLNRDKAKVNGIEISTHLEIGDLIEKLEGFHLGYKLTYQKGRIKDSKPLEGYKKLLEHNPKYMNMALQDQPMNALQPTTSVYNLGYDSPNKIWGLDFYITDVSAKKAKDSFNPQWHSMIERQAENINTGAIETVPAKTVNGNEKVIDRRALWRNKHYTVIDAIAYWKPIKNLTFTAGVYNLTNQKYLTWESARSIRTIGTINRIDTETGIGLNRFYAPGRNYRASIQLEF, encoded by the coding sequence ATGACCAATTTTAGATTAAATCTGCTTGCGTATTCCGTTATGCTTGGGCTGACAACAGGAGCAGTTTACGCCAACGAACTTGAACAACTGCAGGAAATTAATGTTTCAGGTAATACAGAAACAGTAAATGTAAAAGAAAAAAAAGTTGGTGAAACCCAAATCACGGCTAAAAAATTATCTAAACAACAGGCTTCAGATTCTCGAGATTTAGTACGTTATGAAACGGGTATTAGTGTTGTTGAAACAGGAAGAACAGGAGCAAGTGGTTATGCTGTTCGAGGAGTTGATGAAAACCGTGTAGGTATTATGGTTGATGGACTTCGTCAAGCTGAAACCTTAAGTTCACAAGCATTTAAAGAGCTATTTGAAGGCTATGGAAATTTTAATAATACTCGTAATGATGTAGAAATAGAGAATGTAAAAACAGCGACTATTACCAAAGGTGCTGACTCTTTAAAATCAGGTAGTGGGGCATTGGGTGGTTCGGTTATCTTTGATACAAAAGATGCTAGAGATTATCTAATAGGAAAAGATCATTACTTCAGTATTAAACGTTCAACTCAAAGTATGAATAGTCAAGATACGGTGTCTCTTACTGCTGCTGGCCGATATAAAGGGTTTGATGCATTAATTGTTCATACTGAACGTAATAGCAATGAAATGAAGAATTATGGTTATGAAAGTTATGATGATAAGGTTGTCGGAATTAAAAGAGAAAAAACAGATCCTTATTCCATTTCCCGTAATAGTACTTTAGTGAAATTAGGGTTTGAACCAACAGAAAATCATCGATTTAGTGTAGCTGTTGATAAATCAATATTAAAAACTGATGGACAAGATTTATCTTATTCATTACGCCCTAGTTCTTATGTTAATACTGAAACCAGTCAAGGGGAACGCCTTATTCACGATAAATCTAAACGAGAAAATATCCAATTTTCTTATGAAAACTTTACACAAACTCCATTTTGGGATCACTTTAAACTAACTTATTCATCTCAAAAAATTAAAAATAAAGCTCGTAGTGATGAATATTGTAACAATACAAATTGTATTGATGTTGATAATAAGCAAGGATTGAAATTAGATAGTTCTGATGGCACTTATAAAATAAAAGATAAATGGGGTGGATATATCACTGGGAAAGGAGTTGAAGGGGATTATAGTACTGAATCTGAATACACAGATTCCCACGGTAATAAGATTAGTGGTTTTGATTATCGTGAAGTGAGTACAGAACATTTGCTATTAGACTGTAGTAAATTAGATTGTTCAAAAAAATATCAAGTTTTTATTAAAAATGATGAGAACTATACTTCAAAATATTTATTTGAACCTAGAGATATCCAAACTAAGTCTATAAATGGGAAAACATATGGTTACATTCCGACAAAATCAATTCCAAACTCATGGGGGGGCGTTCAGTCAGAAGAAGCCTTTTACGTATTACCCCATAGTCGAGGATATAGTAATAACTACTACAATGATCGTGATTTAAATACAAATACAAAACAATTGAACTTTGATTTTGATAAGTCATTTTCTTTAGGTAAAACTAACCATTCAGTGCAATATGGTGGACTATATTCTGAAACAGAAAAAAATATGGTTAATAAAGAGGGATATAAAGGAGCTAATGTTCAATGGTGGGCGGATAATTTCATATGCAATGAGCCTATTTCTGGAACATTCCCAGTTCAATATACTCCATATCCAAATAAATGGCCTGGTTGCCAACTTAAAGAAAGTGCTGCAGGAAGCTCTAGTTACCTAATCCCTGTTAAAACTAAAAACCATGCATTTTATTTAGGTGATAATTTTACAGTAACAAATTGGCTTGGTTTTGATTTAAATTATAGATATGACAATGTCAGACATTTACCGCATTACCGCTTAGGACAAGATCCTGAAATTCCACGTGGATTATTAGCTGGTACAATGATCCCTATTCCAGATAGTGCATTAACTGGAGGCAATGGCTGGTATAATTATAATCATGCCGATTATATAAAAAATGTACAAGACAATTTAAATGCAATTCAAAAATCAACAGCATTTAAGCATCATTCCTATAATTTAGGATTAAACTTGGATCCAACAGATTGGTTAAGAATACAGCTTAAATATTCTAATGGTTTTAGAGCGCCAACGCCTGATGAAATGTATATAACATTTAAACATCCTCAATTTTCACTTTTACCAAATACTAATTTAAAAGAAGAAAAAGCTAAAACAAAAGAAATTGCCTTTACTTTTTATAGAGAACGTAGTTATTTCACTACTAATTTATTCCAAACCGATTATAAGAATTTTATTGATTTGGCATATTTAGGTGAACGTCCAATTGATCAAAGTAAATCGTCTTATTATCCATTCTATCAGAGTTTGAATCGTGATAAGGCAAAAGTAAACGGAATTGAAATTTCTACTCACCTAGAAATAGGAGATCTTATTGAAAAATTAGAAGGATTCCATTTGGGTTATAAGTTGACTTATCAAAAAGGTCGAATAAAAGATAGTAAGCCATTAGAGGGATATAAAAAATTATTAGAACATAACCCTAAATATATGAATATGGCCTTGCAAGACCAGCCAATGAACGCTTTGCAACCAACCACATCCGTATACAATTTAGGTTATGATTCACCTAATAAAATATGGGGATTAGATTTTTATATTACCGATGTCTCAGCCAAAAAGGCAAAAGACAGCTTTAACCCTCAATGGCATAGCATGATTGAACGTCAAGCAGAAAATATTAATACTGGTGCAATTGAAACAGTGCCAGCAAAAACAGTAAATGGTAACGAAAAAGTTATTGATAGAAGAGCATTATGGCGCAATAAGCATTACACTGTGATAGATGCCATTGCTTACTGGAAACCAATTAAAAACCTTACATTTACAGCTGGTGTTTATAATTTAACAAATCAAAAATATCTTACTTGGGAATCAGCCCGATCTATTCGAACTATCGGTACAATCAACCGAATAGATACTGAAACAGGTATAGGCTTAAATCGTTTTTACGCACCAGGTAGAAATTATAGAGCATCTATTCAATTAGAATTTTAG
- a CDS encoding ABC transporter ATP-binding protein/permease: MMIDKRLINTVADSKKWIGVTVLWNWVALVGGIISAVVFSYILQAAYFKELTMSSAVGLGVILIAALALRAFAGKKSVQASYFASTKVKHELRSLIYRKLASMPLNQVNQQSTSSIIQVASEGVEQLEIYFGRYLPQLFYSLLAPLTLFVFLIFFSFKTAIILLICVPLIPMSIIAVNKIAKKLLAKYWSIYVGLGSSFLDNLQGLITLKIYQDDAYKAKEMDKEAEHFRKITMKVLTMQLNSVSLMDLLAYGGAAIGILTALLQFQDAQLSVLGVILFILLSSEFFIPLRLLGSFFHVAMNGKAASDKIFTLLDTPVETQQSAVDFEAKNNVQVEIKDLHFAYSAEKPAIQGLTLTIQPNQLSVFVGKSGCGKSTLVSLLMGFNKAQQGEILFNGQNASEVDRTSFYQKVSLVSHSSYVFKGSLRENMTMAKIDANDEQIYACLEQVNLAQFVRENGGLDMQLLSRGANLSGGQIQRLALARALLHNAELYIFDEATSNIDVESEEIILQFIQQFKQQKTIVMISHRLANAVNADCINVLDQGKLIEQGTHETLMAKQGAYAEMFQQQKDLEQIREVANA, translated from the coding sequence ATGATGATAGATAAACGCCTAATTAACACGGTGGCCGATAGTAAAAAATGGATTGGCGTCACTGTGTTGTGGAATTGGGTGGCGTTAGTTGGCGGGATTATTAGTGCCGTCGTGTTTTCTTATATTTTACAGGCCGCTTATTTTAAAGAGTTGACGATGTCAAGTGCGGTGGGTTTAGGTGTGATTTTAATTGCGGCATTGGCACTGCGTGCTTTTGCGGGTAAAAAATCAGTGCAAGCGTCTTATTTTGCCAGTACAAAAGTGAAGCATGAATTGCGTAGCCTTATTTACCGTAAATTGGCTTCTATGCCTCTGAACCAAGTGAATCAACAATCCACTTCAAGCATTATCCAAGTGGCATCAGAAGGTGTGGAACAGCTTGAAATCTACTTTGGGCGTTATTTGCCGCAACTTTTTTATAGCTTGCTTGCACCGCTTACCCTCTTTGTTTTCTTGATTTTTTTCAGCTTTAAAACAGCCATTATTTTATTAATTTGCGTGCCGCTTATCCCTATGTCGATCATTGCGGTGAATAAAATTGCGAAAAAACTTTTGGCAAAATATTGGTCGATTTATGTGGGATTAGGCAGCAGCTTTTTAGATAACTTACAAGGTTTAATCACCTTAAAAATCTATCAAGATGATGCTTACAAGGCGAAAGAGATGGATAAAGAGGCTGAGCATTTCCGCAAAATTACCATGAAAGTGCTTACTATGCAGCTTAACTCGGTATCACTGATGGATTTACTTGCTTACGGTGGTGCTGCAATCGGGATTTTAACCGCACTATTGCAATTCCAAGATGCGCAACTCAGCGTCTTAGGCGTGATTTTATTTATTCTACTTTCCTCCGAGTTCTTTATTCCGCTTCGTTTGCTTGGTTCATTCTTCCATGTGGCGATGAATGGTAAAGCGGCTTCAGATAAGATCTTCACATTACTTGATACGCCAGTGGAAACCCAACAAAGTGCGGTGGATTTTGAAGCCAAAAATAACGTTCAAGTGGAAATTAAAGATTTACATTTTGCGTATTCTGCAGAAAAACCGGCCATTCAGGGTTTAACTTTAACGATTCAACCAAATCAACTTTCTGTGTTTGTGGGTAAAAGTGGTTGCGGTAAATCAACCTTAGTTTCCTTGTTGATGGGCTTTAATAAAGCGCAACAAGGTGAGATTTTGTTTAATGGACAAAACGCCTCTGAAGTTGACCGCACTTCTTTCTATCAAAAAGTATCGTTGGTGAGCCATAGTAGCTACGTGTTTAAAGGCTCTCTGCGTGAAAATATGACAATGGCGAAAATTGATGCCAATGACGAGCAAATTTATGCTTGTTTAGAACAAGTGAATCTTGCCCAATTTGTACGCGAAAATGGCGGATTAGATATGCAATTATTAAGCCGTGGTGCGAATTTATCGGGCGGTCAAATTCAACGTTTAGCCTTAGCGCGTGCTTTATTACACAATGCCGAGCTTTATATTTTTGATGAAGCGACCAGTAATATTGATGTGGAAAGCGAAGAAATTATTTTGCAGTTCATTCAACAATTTAAACAACAAAAAACCATTGTGATGATTTCTCACCGCTTGGCAAATGCGGTAAATGCCGACTGTATTAACGTACTTGACCAAGGCAAATTGATTGAGCAAGGCACACACGAAACCTTAATGGCAAAACAAGGTGCGTATGCTGAAATGTTCCAACAACAAAAAGATTTAGAACAAATTAGAGAGGTGGCAAATGCGTAA
- the cydC gene encoding thiol reductant ABC exporter subunit CydC, which translates to MRKNGFVVMGHLLKLVTPLAHIMAFTITMGTLGFLAAIFIMVLGAMGLVNLLNFDTHLSFSGILTALIVLAVARGALRYLEQMSGHYIAFKLLALLRDKVFSSLRRLAFVKLQDKQAGQLVSLVTNDIELLEVFYAHTIAPIMIAFFTSAILLLVFAHLSGWFVLVALAAYLTVGVILPIITTKLAREDGRRYRELVGEMNDFFLDSVRGMKEIQLFGYAKQRLDEIQQRSQKIDTAFKRIKDQEAKVRVYTEVAVSVFNIIMLFTGLILFSLDKIDFSAFLIGVILLMSSYGPVIALSNLSSNLLQTLASGERVLSLLAEEPELKDVESAVDLKDVSRIDVENVNFAYGEEQILSDVSLSVKKGEILGIHGRSGSGKSTLLKLLMRFYDPKSGSIKINGETLPNINTRSLRDNMAYITQQTYIFNETIEENIRLARRDSTLEEIMEAAKKASIHDFILSLPQGYQTKMTELGGNLSDGEKQRIGIARAFLHNAPIILLDEPTSNLDSLNEAMILKSLLDVKAEKLIILVSHRQSTMAICDQVIGIENGRMS; encoded by the coding sequence ATGCGTAAAAATGGTTTTGTTGTAATGGGGCATTTGTTGAAATTAGTGACTCCACTGGCGCACATTATGGCGTTCACCATTACTATGGGTACGCTCGGTTTCCTGGCGGCCATCTTTATTATGGTGCTGGGTGCGATGGGGTTAGTGAATCTTCTTAACTTTGACACCCATTTAAGTTTCTCTGGAATTTTGACCGCACTTATCGTATTGGCGGTGGCTCGTGGTGCATTGCGTTATTTAGAGCAAATGTCTGGGCACTATATTGCTTTTAAATTACTCGCATTATTGCGTGACAAAGTGTTTTCTTCTTTGCGCCGTTTGGCTTTTGTTAAGTTGCAAGATAAACAAGCAGGGCAATTAGTGTCATTAGTAACCAATGATATTGAATTACTCGAAGTGTTCTATGCACATACCATTGCACCAATTATGATTGCGTTCTTTACCTCTGCGATTTTATTGTTGGTCTTTGCGCATCTTTCTGGTTGGTTTGTACTTGTGGCATTGGCTGCTTATTTAACAGTAGGCGTGATTTTACCAATTATCACCACCAAATTGGCGCGTGAAGATGGCAGACGTTATCGTGAATTAGTGGGCGAAATGAATGACTTCTTCCTCGATAGCGTGCGTGGTATGAAAGAAATTCAGCTTTTCGGCTATGCGAAACAACGTTTAGATGAAATTCAACAACGCAGCCAAAAAATTGATACGGCTTTTAAGCGCATTAAAGACCAAGAAGCGAAAGTCCGTGTTTATACTGAAGTGGCGGTATCTGTTTTCAACATCATTATGCTATTTACCGGATTAATTTTATTTAGCTTAGATAAAATTGATTTTTCTGCCTTTTTAATTGGCGTGATTTTATTGATGTCGAGTTATGGTCCAGTTATCGCTTTAAGTAACCTTTCAAGCAACTTATTACAAACCTTGGCTTCAGGTGAGCGTGTATTGAGCTTGCTAGCAGAAGAGCCAGAATTAAAAGATGTAGAAAGTGCGGTCGATTTAAAAGATGTTTCTCGCATTGATGTAGAGAACGTAAACTTCGCTTACGGCGAAGAACAAATTTTATCGGATGTCAGCTTATCTGTGAAAAAAGGTGAAATCTTAGGGATTCACGGCAGAAGCGGAAGCGGTAAAAGTACCTTGTTGAAATTGCTGATGCGTTTTTACGATCCAAAATCAGGCAGCATTAAAATTAATGGCGAAACTTTACCGAATATCAACACTCGTAGTTTGCGTGACAATATGGCATACATTACTCAGCAAACCTATATTTTCAACGAAACCATTGAGGAAAATATCCGTCTTGCTCGCCGTGATTCAACGTTAGAAGAAATTATGGAAGCAGCGAAGAAAGCCTCAATTCATGATTTCATTTTAAGCTTACCACAAGGCTATCAAACAAAAATGACCGAATTGGGTGGCAATCTCTCTGACGGTGAAAAACAACGTATCGGTATTGCACGAGCCTTCTTGCATAATGCGCCGATTATTTTACTCGATGAACCAACCAGTAATTTGGATAGCTTAAACGAAGCAATGATTTTGAAATCATTACTCGATGTAAAAGCTGAAAAATTGATTATTCTCGTGAGTCATCGCCAATCCACCATGGCTATTTGTGATCAGGTGATTGGTATAGAAAACGGCAGAATGTCCTAA
- a CDS encoding type II toxin-antitoxin system HipA family toxin, with translation MSFCRILLKPLKKNEALSGYSTEGLHYLTGNKNFNPELPFSRQEFITVKPQKQQGMSISGFQPKLQLIINDDHFDSVNQQGNYILKPSPEEYPFLAENEHATMRIMKELGFDVPENGLVSFAGEENQKEFAFVIKRFDRDEQQKPMHQEQLDGAMNIRDKYGKIGADNEQYVSYEQIAKFILQHTENHLAQQREIFRRIIYAYLLGNNDLHLRNFSFIYPKNSHPKLAPIYDFVSVSPYPEIFNSTLLALPLLAREEGYATLAKGFNTQYGEYIGDDFVEFGENIGLNKNVIIQKLIPEITQEKEKVEQIYSQSFMPQPHIDCVLKNYLKRLALLNVLNEPEL, from the coding sequence ATGAGTTTTTGTCGTATTTTATTAAAGCCATTGAAGAAAAATGAAGCACTTTCAGGTTACAGCACTGAAGGTTTGCATTACCTTACAGGCAATAAAAATTTCAATCCTGAATTACCCTTTTCTCGCCAAGAATTTATTACAGTGAAACCCCAAAAACAGCAAGGAATGAGCATTTCAGGTTTTCAACCAAAATTACAGCTTATTATCAATGATGATCACTTTGACAGCGTAAATCAACAAGGAAATTATATTTTAAAGCCTTCTCCAGAAGAGTATCCTTTTTTAGCTGAAAATGAACATGCCACCATGCGCATTATGAAAGAATTAGGGTTTGATGTGCCAGAAAATGGTTTAGTTTCTTTTGCTGGTGAAGAAAATCAGAAAGAATTTGCTTTTGTTATAAAGCGTTTTGATCGTGATGAACAGCAAAAACCAATGCACCAAGAACAACTTGATGGTGCAATGAATATTCGAGACAAGTATGGAAAAATAGGTGCTGATAATGAGCAATATGTGAGTTATGAACAAATTGCTAAGTTTATTTTGCAGCACACTGAAAATCATTTAGCTCAACAACGAGAAATTTTTCGTCGAATTATTTACGCTTATTTATTGGGAAATAATGATCTTCACTTACGCAATTTTTCATTTATTTATCCCAAAAACAGTCATCCAAAACTTGCTCCAATTTATGATTTTGTGTCGGTGTCGCCCTATCCTGAAATATTTAATTCAACACTACTTGCCTTGCCATTGTTAGCGAGAGAAGAGGGGTATGCCACACTCGCCAAAGGATTTAATACTCAATACGGTGAATATATCGGCGATGATTTTGTCGAGTTTGGGGAAAATATTGGATTAAATAAAAATGTGATTATTCAAAAATTAATTCCTGAAATTACACAAGAAAAGGAAAAGGTGGAGCAGATTTATTCACAATCGTTTATGCCGCAGCCACATATTGATTGCGTACTGAAAAATTATCTTAAGCGTTTAGCGTTACTTAACGTATTAAATGAACCTGAGCTATAA
- a CDS encoding HipA N-terminal domain-containing protein — protein sequence MRDLVRSGKVFLYGEFIGLLREDHRGFHFAYNPDYQGIPLSLSFPIEQSPFHSDTLFPYFASLVPEGWLKHKYAFHQRIDEGDMFRFLLNNGENMLGAVQIQEEKQ from the coding sequence ATGCGCGATTTAGTCCGCTCGGGAAAAGTATTTCTCTACGGTGAATTTATTGGCTTACTTAGAGAAGATCATCGTGGTTTTCATTTTGCTTACAATCCCGATTATCAAGGAATACCGCTCTCTCTCAGCTTTCCTATTGAGCAAAGCCCTTTTCATTCTGACACCTTATTCCCTTATTTTGCATCGCTCGTCCCAGAAGGCTGGCTAAAACACAAATATGCATTTCATCAACGAATTGATGAAGGTGATATGTTTCGCTTTTTACTTAATAATGGAGAAAATATGTTAGGCGCAGTGCAAATTCAGGAGGAGAAACAATGA
- a CDS encoding helix-turn-helix domain-containing protein, with protein MDNISAQLENQIDELKKLQQAVIAYEQAQRQQLYAGKITDLKAFGKMLNDKRKSLGIELSMLELQTGVSISTLNRLFQDPSQVRFTTVFLVAQTLGVSLCAI; from the coding sequence ATGGACAACATTAGTGCGCAATTAGAAAATCAAATTGATGAATTAAAAAAGCTTCAGCAAGCTGTCATTGCCTATGAGCAAGCGCAAAGACAACAGCTTTACGCAGGGAAAATTACCGATCTCAAAGCATTTGGAAAAATGCTCAATGACAAGCGTAAATCACTTGGTATTGAGCTTAGTATGTTGGAACTGCAAACTGGCGTGTCTATTTCTACATTGAATCGCTTATTTCAAGATCCAAGCCAAGTTCGATTTACAACCGTGTTTCTTGTTGCTCAAACATTAGGGGTTTCACTATGCGCGATTTAG